From Penicillium psychrofluorescens genome assembly, chromosome: 1, one genomic window encodes:
- a CDS encoding uncharacterized protein (ID:PFLUO_000341-T1.cds;~source:funannotate), whose translation MASPNSLSSAYNSGLYRPMSRSTVSRSGSSRASPALPHPSTEDHHISRRYSAGDSSDDEVPEPKFSASVKALLDEDGLGSSPHLSRQQANDRFAAASRQRSQSPRTTSPHDGSTGSPAPRVVRIGAISSASRFSREGSPLSNSQTAEPEAHNRPNDFITPAPRPRSVRVNASRSNTRSPASVSPSLKRSSERNSEIEHGSGERSDSDRKSHYEDDHLSRVNPSSVLRGRNGDDLAPQSSLRVKRVGRLTGTFLNGPARRGVLRRQSEENNDDDPHPYFSNDGAREKPETNDEYQPRSSGKPSSPKVSWADPSPLYESGTHRSQHPVASGDGPFSRSSSPKSYGSKSTPASSEMSSKSSSIKEQPAYKVPSLPVLPSARDQENEPPPTFKRTKPQGLSLLDKPEKYSVIYETDKKDAAEAPAAKSPRKILATRSNNTPHRPAPAPPPKMSVLETATATGGASTSQSRKKRTQVSINHKHFTRLDCIGRGGSSRVYRVMAENYKIFALKRVNLEDVDPLTLTGYKGEIDLLKKLENVDRVVRLFDWELNSDKHALSVLMEIGESDLEKILTYRLNAEDAVFDINFTRYYWKEMLECVQAVHNYNIVHSDLKPANFLMVQGRLKLIDFGIANAIQDHTVNVHREQQVGTPNYMSPEALVDSNASLGLPASVGKVMKLGKPSDVWSLGCILYKMVYGQPPFAKIAKYYERIMAIPNPRVQIDFPAFGVGGAPVPPGLVRTLKRCLQRDQTLRPTIEEMLGQRDPFLSPDAQLEGAVPVTQDMLGRILVNVVKHCRARGVPTEEELAAWPAGFFAKIKAALEEESA comes from the coding sequence ATGGCCTCCCCGAATTCCCTCTCATCCGCCTACAACAGTGGCCTCTACCGACCCATGTCCCGATCCACGGTTTCACGATCGGGTTCCAGCCGGGCCTCACCAGCACTCCCGCACCCATCAACAGAGGACCACCACATCTCTAGGAGGTATTCTGCAGGAGACAGTTCCGATGATGAGGTTCCGGAACCTAAATTCAGCGCGTCAGTGAAAGCGCTTTTGGATGAAGATGGCTTGGGTTCATCCCCACATCTTTCCCGACAACAAGCCAACGACCGTTTTGCGGCAGCTTCGAGACAACGAAGCCAGTCGCCGCGCACGACCTCTCCCCATGATGGATCTACGGGCAGCCCGGCACCACGAGTCGTCCGCATTGGAGCAATCTCTTCCGCCTCAAGATTCTCTCGAGAAGGCTCTCCACTGTCCAACAGCCAGACTGCGGAACCAGAAGCTCATAACCGCCCCAATGATTTTATTACTCCTGCACCACGGCCACGAAGTGTTCGAGTTAATGCATCCCGCAGCAACACACGGTCGCCTGCCTCAGTATCGCCATCTCTCAAGCGGTCCTCGGAACGCAACTCGGAGATTGAGCACGGCAGTGGAGAGCGATCCGACAGCGATCGAAAATCACATTATGAAGACGATCATCTGTCACGAGTTAACCCATCTTCAGTCCTGCGTGGCCGGAATGGAGATGACTTGGCACCGCAGAGCTCTCTGCGGGTGAAGAGGGTTGGCAGACTCACGGGCACTTTTCTGAACGGTCCTGCCCGACGGGGCGTGCTGCGGAGACAGAGTGAGGAGAACAACGACGATGACCCTCATCCTTACTTCTCCAACGATGGCGCGAGAGAGAAACCCGAAACAAATGATGAATATCAACCTCGCAGCTCAGGGAAGCCATCGTCCCCCAAAGTCTCATGGGCTGATCCTAGCCCACTTTATGAGAGCGGAACCCACCGCTCGCAACATCCTGTTGCTTCGGGCGATGGTCCCTTCTCCAGGTCCTCGTCGCCCAAATCATATGGGTCAAAGTCAACACCTGCATCGTCGGAAATGTCTTCCAAATCCTCAAGCATCAAGGAGCAGCCAGCTTACAAGGTTCCATCTTTGCCAGTGCTTCCATCAGCCAGAGACCAGGAGAATGAACCGCCACCAACATTCAAGCGAACGAAGCCTCAGGGCTTGAGCCTGCTGGATAAGCCAGAAAAATACTCCGTCATCTATGAAACggacaagaaggatgcgGCCGAAGCCCCGGCTGCTAAATCCCCTCGCAAGATACTCGCCACGCGGAGCAACAACACACCTCACAGAcctgctccagcaccaccccCAAAGATGTCTGTGCTCGAAACCGCCACGGCGACTGGCGGTGCCTCGACATCCCAGTCTCGAAAAAAGCGAACACAGGTTTCCATCAACCATAAACACTTCACTCGCTTGGATTGCATCGGCCGCGGTGGCAGTTCTCGTGTGTATCGAGTAATGGCCGAAAACTACAAGATCTTTGCGCTCAAGCGAGTTAACTTGGAAGACGTCGATCCCCTCACCTTGACTGGGTACAAGGGTGAGATTGATCtgttgaagaagctggagaaTGTTGATCGCGTTGTACGCCTGTTTGACTGGGAGCTCAATTCGGATAAACACGCTCTCAGCGTCCTTATGGAGATTGGGGAGTCCGATTTGGAGAAGATTCTCACCTATCGATTGAATGCTGAGGATGCCGTCTTTGACATCAACTTCACTCGCTACTACTGGAAGGAGATGCTCGAGTGTGTCCAGGCCGTCCACAACTACAACATTGTTCACTCCGACTTGAAGCCAGCCAACTTCCTCATGGTTCAAGGCCGGCTGAAGCTGATCGATTTTGGGATTGCAAACGCGATCCAAGACCACACGGTCAATGTTCACCGCGAACAGCAAGTCGGCACACCCAACTACATGTCGCCAGAAGCCCTGGTCGACTCCAACGCGTCACTTGGGCTTCCGGCTAGTGTTGGCAAAGTGATGAAACTTGGCAAGCCTAGCGATGTCTGGAGTTTAGGTTGCATCCTGTACAAGATGGTGTACGGTCAGCCCCCATTTGCCAAGATTGCCAAATACTATGAGCGGATCATGGCGATCCCCAACCCCCGGGTACAAATCGACTTCCCAGCGTTCGGGGTTGGCGGGGCCCCCGTGCCTCCTGGTTTGGTTCGAACCTTGAAGCGATGCCTGCAGCGCGACCAGACCCTGCGGCCAACCATCGAAGAGATGCTCGGCCAGCGCGACCCGTTCTTGTCCCCTGATGCACAACTCGAAGGAGCTGTGCCCGTCACCCAGGATATGCTCGGCCGCATCTTGGTCAACGTGGTTAAGCATTGCAGGGCCCGTGGTGTGCCCacagaagaagagctcgCGGCATGGCCCGCCGGTTTTTTCGCGAAAATCAAAGCAGCATTAGAGGAAGAGAGTGCTTGA